In Paenibacillus algicola, a genomic segment contains:
- a CDS encoding JAB domain-containing protein translates to MGIDLLDHVIIGHERYCSLKEQGLF, encoded by the coding sequence GTGGGAATCGACTTACTGGATCATGTGATTATCGGTCATGAGCGATATTGTAGTCTCAAGGAGCAAGGGCTATTCTGA
- the rlmH gene encoding 23S rRNA (pseudouridine(1915)-N(3))-methyltransferase RlmH yields the protein MLIQIIGVGKLKEKYLVQGIQEYAKRLTPYVKFEVLEVPDEKAPDSLSEAEVAQVKGREGERILALIRESAHVIALDIGGKLWSSEELAAELDQLGTYGTSHVVFVIGGSHGLADGVLRRAQRRLSFGRMTLPHQLMRLVLAEQVYRAVKINRGEPYHK from the coding sequence ATGCTGATTCAGATTATCGGTGTGGGCAAGCTGAAGGAGAAGTATCTGGTGCAAGGCATTCAGGAGTACGCGAAGCGCCTGACGCCGTATGTGAAGTTTGAGGTGCTTGAGGTGCCTGACGAAAAAGCACCGGATTCCCTGAGCGAGGCTGAGGTCGCTCAGGTGAAAGGGCGCGAGGGGGAACGCATCCTCGCGCTGATCCGGGAGAGCGCGCATGTGATCGCGCTCGACATTGGCGGCAAGCTCTGGAGCTCGGAAGAGCTTGCCGCTGAGCTTGACCAGCTCGGCACGTATGGGACGAGCCATGTCGTGTTTGTCATCGGCGGGAGCCACGGGCTCGCCGATGGGGTATTGCGCCGCGCGCAGCGGCGCTTGAGCTTCGGGCGCATGACGCTGCCCCATCAGCTCATGCGTTTGGTGCTGGCGGAGCAGGTGTACCGGGCGGTGAAGATTAATCGGGGGGAACCTTATCATAAGTAG
- a CDS encoding helix-turn-helix domain-containing protein gives MKKSTLLKYLEFAAHCDLKAKDYKVLLYLLSDLLTMEKIMINQNTTAEELGLTKSDVSKALRRLEKNKILYFDWLSERKKSIGLVEHDDDELDELIAEKIEEKVSLLDEWEY, from the coding sequence ATGAAAAAATCAACGTTGTTAAAATACTTGGAATTTGCAGCACATTGCGATTTAAAAGCTAAAGATTATAAGGTTTTACTTTATTTATTGTCTGATCTTCTAACCATGGAAAAAATCATGATAAACCAAAATACGACTGCTGAGGAACTAGGACTTACTAAATCGGATGTTTCAAAAGCGCTTAGAAGACTTGAGAAAAATAAAATACTGTATTTTGACTGGCTTTCTGAGAGAAAGAAAAGTATCGGACTCGTTGAGCACGATGATGACGAATTGGATGAATTGATTGCTGAGAAAATTGAGGAGAAGGTCTCATTACTTGATGAATGGGAGTATTAA